The stretch of DNA CCCTTATGTgggcaaaaaaaaaatccagaTTGAGATTCCCTTTGTATACAAACCTTCTTAGATGATCACTCATGATTCCTGTTCCTTTTTGTACATATTACAGGATTATGTTGATGAAGATGACTTTTATGCGGAAATACTGAAAGACGACATAATCAAACTGGATGAAACACACATGCCTGCTGGTTTTCACATGCGACATCGGACTGTTGCCACACCCGAAAATGTGCAGAAATCTCAAGAGCCTGTGGAGTCTATCGCTTCCCAGGGTACTGCAAACCGAAGAATCAGATTGACGAAGGAAGCACCATTAACCAGCGATGAGTGTTTTACTGGTGAAACTAAGAAGCCGTCGTCTAAAAATAACAAATGTGTTTTACTGTCTAGGTTAGCAGTGAGTTGTCATCTTGTACTTGTATTATTGCTTCTTCTCACTTTTATGGCTTTCTTGGGAGGTTTATGGCGTGCAAGAAGGGTCATATACAACTCCTTGTATAAGGGTTTCTTGCGTTGATTGTAAATATCAGACTAGTTCACACGACCCTAATTGTTTGTTAATTGTTTAATACTGATATACCATAGAAGCATATTCATAAGCATGGCGAAAAGTAcaccaaaagaaaaataaaattgaggagaAAACAAGTTATAGGGTGTAAATATAGAGAGGATGATAATCTTGTAAAGTTATGTAATATTATCCAAATtaatccatcttttattatattattattattaattaaaacacTTGTAAAAGACAAGAATTAGATAATTTTGTAGACAAATAAAGTGGCACAAGGGAACAATCACTCAAAAGTATTAGATAAgataaaaaggaaaatttacacattttagTACAAAGAAGCTTTTCATTACATGTTGCACAATACATGTTAATGACTAATGAATGGTCCTCTTTCCTATTGATGATAAAAACTTCTAATCCGATGCAATGCAATTCATCACATTCTTGGTAAAAATAACTCTGGAAAAGTGTCAGAATCTTAGGAGACTAGAACAGTTATATCTATCATCAAAAAAGTATGTTGTGGCAATATAAAAACCACATAACATTGAAAAATGAAAATCATGTTTCCCTgtgttttataatataattacttaAGAGAAATAAATTATAACTACATTTACTTccattaagtaaaaaaaaattacaatattcTCACTGAAGCAAAAGCTAATAAGTTCTAAccatgaaaatatatatgtaatatgtttttactacaaaaaatcttattttactCCCAACAAATTTCGTAACATTAAgtctaaattagtgacaatttgtAGACTTGCTACTATCAGGGCCATGGAAACGAACATGTTTACCATCCCTATATGATTTGTTTATGATGGACAATGCCAGCTTAATATTAACAGAGGTTTATTCACTTAAAACTCAGCTTGTTTCATGAATGGTACCTTGTCTGTTTGGTATTTCTTTATGGACTTAATAACCTCTACAGGAAAGGCTTCATCCTCTGGGTAATATGCGATGGGATCAGATAATAAAGAAATTGGTAAGTTGAGCACACCTTCAAGTGTTGCATGAAGACAATAAGCTGAATATGTGACATGATATCCACCTTCTTGGACTACAAGGATGCGCCCACCAGAATACCGATTGGCTAGGCTATGGACCTTCTTCCCTATCTCTCGAAAACCCTCCATCGTCAAGCATTGCCTTCCATTAGGATCAAACTGAAAAAACAAGATGTAACATGTCAAAGGATAGAAACATGAAGTTGCTGAAGCACCAGTTTACTCTAATCAACAACACATAAACTTCAAAAGAAGCTAAATATTCCCAAGCAGGCTGTGAAATGCATGGACTAAAAGACTCAAATGTTGATGAATGCTTCTCATGTCGACGATCGGTACAGGCACAGCGCTACTAAAATTTGTAAATATCAGTTAAGAAGTATACTAGAGCAATTACTGCAGATGCTAAGTTTGAGAAATAGGAAATATCTACTATTACTTTTAGACTGTAAAAGCATAACAAACAAAAGTTGAAGCTCTTTTTGTTACTGTTTGTATGTCTATTACAAAACCTTTTcaaattacaaaatatttgaatatatgtaaaataaaatatgccatcatcaaaatatatattgattataataAATCCATTACAGCTAAAAAATTTCACTTTATACGCAACAATAAACTGTTGgaagtgaaaataattttgacAAGAaacattttataatataaaaatgtgtGCAGTGTATAAGAGGATGAAGATCTTGCTTTTGTTAGGATTTGAGATAGAAAATTTAGTATTAGAATTgcataaaatagaataaaatatattaaaggtTACTACAAATCAAACCAACTTTAATAAAAGAATTTAATCAAACCAACTTTGTGGAAAAGTTGGTGAGCAGAGTGCTTGGGAAGACCTTCCAATAAATTATGCATTGCAGTTCAACTTGTTTCTACTTAAATGCAATGTGCAACAATATGCCTTCCCTAAAACTGGTAATTTTCTCTAATTTCCCTCTCCTCTAATTTGGAATAAGTTAATTGTCAAGACATTCAACTCATTGTCCCCAATGATCGAGACGCTGTAAAATGTGGTCGAGTATCTACAAACATGGATGCAACTGGAAAAGTGGCAGAGTTTACTTCCTAGGTTTTGATAGTAAATGGAAACAGCAAAGCTTCCAATAACAACATGAAAACTAAAGTTCAATAGTTGAGATCATATCTTTACCATGATTAAAAATTCTTTCAAAAGAAACTTTGTAATCTAGTTTCATAAGTTATAGCTTGATTAGAATTCTGACAAGAGTAATTGAACAGCAGAGTTATTAAAATGAATGATAACATAACAAGAAGAGAAACTTACAGCACTTGAATCTTGACCAACAACCAAGACCATCATATCAGGCTCAAAATTTTGGATAGCTGGGACAACCAATTCCGAAAAAGCATATTCATATCCTCGATCACCCGTGCCATTAGGCAAAGGTATATTCAGATTGTAGCCATATCCTTTCCCCTCACCAAGCTCATCTATAGATCCATTCTGAGGATGAGATGAACCCCATGAACCATGATTCATATGAAGTGAGATCGTAAGAACTTTATCTGACCGATAAAACCCCTCCGCGGTTCCATTGCCATAATGAACATCAATGTCAATCACAGCTACTTTAGCACAACCAGAATTCAAAGCCAAATTAACAGCAAGACCAGCATTGTTAAGGAAGCAGTATCCATCAGCTTGGGTAGGCTGAGCATGGTGACCCGGAGGCCTGACCAATGCATAAGCAAGTTTTCCATGTCCATCTAGAACATACTTCATAGCTGATAAAGTAGTACCAGCAGCAAGAAGAGCAGCTTCCCATGAGCCAGGATTCAAAAAAGTCCCTCCACAAAACATCTTACCCCCTTCTTTATCAGCTTCAATTAGTTCATTTATGTATTctgaaatattttgtatgtcAAAACCCACATCACTCTCAGCCTAACTAGATCGGTCATGCATTGTGCTGGTGTCAtatatctttattattattagtacaattttaataattacagaAATCCATTAGCTATTCATAGGGAACAATCTCATAGTTGTTTAACTAGTTCGTGTATGAGTGATTCAAGAAAAACCCATTAAATTTATTGGAAAATAAACAGAAATTAATAGAGATAAAAGAAGAGAAATGGAACCTGTGGAGTGGAAAGAGAGCAATTCAGAAGTGAGAGCTGGTTTTCCAGAATGCCAAGTAATGTAGGGAGAGATAGGGCCTCTTCTGAGAATGGAGAGCATGTTCTTGACTCTTTCAGAGTTTTCTGGGTGTTTTTCTAAGACGTCCAAGAAACCAGGATCGATTCCGGAGTCGAAGACGCCATTGCCGGTGTCATGAGCAAGCATACCCTCGTGCCAGAACACGTGAAGGTTGCCACTGCCAGATTGAGGAGAAGAAACTGATGCAGCCATGGATACTGACTGAGATTCCTTCCTATCTCTACAAAGCTTGAAACTTGCAAATATGGGTATTTATACAAGCTGAATTactcatatattattattattttttttaaatttaaggtttgaCTTGTTTCGGTAATTTCTACAAGTTATTATGTGATTAGTTGCGATTTTAGTTGCTCATTTCGTTATTATGTGAGTTTTTATGTGAAtttctaaaaaatatacaaacaaaaattattttaaattgtaaaaataaaaaaatctctttACAAATACAGGTAACTTAAAGTGTACTAATACACTTCTATTTATTTCGTAATCTATGAGAACGTTTTAGTCTTATTTTTTTATGGTCATGTGAAAtcttacaaaaaattaaaaaatgtagaAAAATTTACACGCTAAAAATAGGATTTAAACAGCACgtgtgacttttttttttattattttatatgcaTGTGAAATATATAGTGTGAATACTATTTtctatatttgaaatttttcaaaaaaaaaaatcaaaattttataaaatatcttaaatagctataatatATGCgattaagaaataaatatttttagactaaatttttttcCTAGATATCGAAATAGTGGTATATTAGTGCACCTCTTTTAAGGGGTGCTTGTAAAATTACCCTATAAaatattatctaaaataaaataaaatacaaaacatTGGGGGTGTACCATAAAATTTTTCGATAGTATTTACTCTATAAAACATTGGGGGTGCTACAATGCACTCCAAAAAAGTGTGCACTGAGTCTGATACATCTCTTATTGTTTCGACATTCATGAGAATTAtttaattcaattatttttataatcatTTATGATTATTAAAATATCATGTAACTTTTTAGAAACATGAAATAATTactatatagaaaataatatttaaacaatttattttatacCCATATGAAATAAAAGAGTTACGCATGCAACAAACTAATTGAACCTTATTTTCAgcgtgttaattttatttttttttttaaattttacaaaatatctcaaataacTATAATCTAtgtgattatgaaaaaaaattcgaCTAAAAATTATCATAGATGTCGAAATAGACAAAAAGTAAGTAAAATTTTCCGACATTGAgattagagcatctccaatggaatgttattttttgttagtccatgttaataaaattaaattccaatagtggtatataatatgatttaaagttgtgtaaatttaatataaaatatatcataagctaaattttgagaaatgctaaaaggtacCAGTGGTGCTAAGCACCCTCTACGTGTCAATATAGCTATTGGTCTAATTTAGTATCGAGTCTcgtatagtttaatataataacttttagggagtatcgttAGCCAATCGTAAAGCAACACATCTTAAGGGTGATAGGCACTACTGGTGCCCAATAAGAATGCTTCTAAATTTTGTACCTCAATAAATATTACTCTTTTGCTATTTATTAGTACGTCTTTTAAcattttaagtttttatgcacttttaataaaaaattaatgcaTGTATTGacttttttaatacattattttataaaaaaatagttaatttatTCCTATTGCATTAGATATTGCATTGGAgaaatattgtaaaattttgttttcaaaaaaaaaaaaaaggaaatattgtaaaatataaactaaatataatattaatttattttttgaaacaaaTTTAACCcaaaatttatactaaaattatAGCCtaagaaaatgaaaagaaagaaagaaagagttatGAGTACCAAAAAGAAAAAGTCATAATAAAGTAAAGACGCCTTTACAAACGGTAAGAGACGAAGAAGAGTTGGTTTGGTACCCATATCAACGCTTAACACTCCATTTCCTCTCTGCTCAAGGGTCCCATCGCCATCTCCATCTCCATCTCCATCTCCACCCActgctctcttctcttctcaATTCAGTTCACTTTCGTACCCTTTACCAAACACCATTACttattctttctctctttttctcaaaACTGGTCATGTCCTTAGGGTTTTCTTCTCAACCCCACCAACTCGtaagtttatttttcttctttctttttaattattggAATCCTAACCCTCAATTTCACTGAAAGTCACTCTCTTTAATctcaatttttcaaaaatcgTAACTCTTTGTTTGAAGGTTGATGAAGAAGAAATAATTATTGGGTTTTGGAAAACCTAATGTAATTATACATTTGTGGGTTATTTAAACTCTATATCAAGTGGAACTTCTGATGCATATTAtgctttttgtttgtttgtttgttctgAAATAATTTTGAGCAGGTTTTGTGAGTAAAATGTCAAGGCCTGTGTTACTTGTTTTTCTGTTGATTGTTCTAATAATCACCTCTCAGTTTGAGTGGAAACAGCCACTTGTTATTGACCTTGATGCCACTCCTACTATCTCTCAgcaacagcagcaacaacaacatgtTTCAAAGAGGGAAGAAGTCGTTAAAGAGAAGGTAGGAATTCTCTTCAACTGTTTTTAGTGTTAAAGAATTATGTTCCTTGTGGTGGTGAATGAAGTTGTTGATTGTGAAACAAAGATGGgttttttgtttatttccttGTAAATGATATGATAATATAACTTTGAATAACTTCATTAGAGACTTGGGGATCACTTTATTGAAATACATATGCATCATAACTAATGCTCAATCAATAGATTCATATAACTTCAatgttatgtttgtttaatttggatcagttattttttgtttcttcTGATTGATTCTGTGGTTGTGTGTGTGGTGAATCACATTTTCATCAATGATACATATTTAACAGCAGAAAAATGAAATTGGGCAGTTTGGAATTGAATTGTTTTAAAGCCCAATTGATGGAGAAGGATTCATCATTAATTTTACTCCCAACTGGTTCATATTCAGCTTACTTCTTAATAAATTGGGACGGGCAGTATGGCTTTGATAACATTGTAATCTTAATCTTTTTTTATCTTGCATATAGAATATCTCTTTGTGTATGATGAGTGCATGGAATGGGGTTATAGTTCTTGACAATTTAACCTTTGTTTTTTTAGTTGATGTCTTTTCTATAAAAGGGAAGACTTGTAGGATCATACTGGCTACTTTATGGGAGGAATAAAGCCTCATGATATCGTCATAATAGATAGTGTCATAATAATCCCATGATGACCATGGTTAATTGTCATTTGTCACCAGCAATAATCTTGTGGATTTTGTAGGTTTGGACAGTTGCTATaggaaaacaaagaaaaatgaaGGAAACTAACTAGAAAAGTATGGGTCTACTACCATCCCGCTAATTGGATTCAAGAACCAGACtgaaaaggaaaattaaatatcttcaTTTCATCCTGATTCAAAGTAGGATCTTACAAAGTTAAATAGTCTGGAAATACAAAGAGAAACAAAAGACCTTTTGAATAAAAATTAGCACATTGGAACATAAAACATTAATGGCCGGTGCCCCGTGCAAAAGAACACTTCATTAACTATTAGGAAAGTATAGATGTATGACAGACTTATCCCTTGCCTACATTTATCATACTTGAACTCGCTTTTGGCCGATAGAAAACTGCATCAAATTCATCTATGTTAGAAGGAAAGAATAggaattaattatgtttttgtGGTATCAAGTGTAGTGTAATGTAGATTTTGTAAGTATGTGTTTGTTTTACTACTTGATGTGTAAtgtagatttttttatttttatttcctcTGTTAGTTTCTGTGGTGCTGAGGTGGCTCTATGAGAAAAGTGTTATATAGAGAGTTAGAGCGGAGGATGCTAGAATAATTTAGAGGTAACTTTCTTGTTTGGGAGAGGGAGGCATCTTTTAAGGAATCTGTACATTTCTAGGGTTTGGATTTCAAAGACCAGCCCTTCTTCTTCAATAGAGAAAATTAGTCCTTAGTGAATATATTGAAGATTGTTTGAGAATTACATCATTTATTCATTTAACTACTTAAGTTGACTTCCCTACTCAAAATTTTTTATGTGGAGATTCAATTACATTGAAATCCTTATTGTAAAAATCCAAACATCtgttcatattttattctttttttttccttcaccAAGTTTGTTTTGAAAAAATCTATTCTTTCTTTCTAAGCAAAGaacctatcatgttgctagtaTAGCTAGATTCCAGAGCTTCTGACTTCTTTTTGACCTCGGACCTATTCCTcccgatagtagaataggctaCACCCAATGCCCTATGAGAACACTCCCATATGATGGTGGAAAACAGGCACTGCGATAAGAGTTGGTCTTGGGACTTGACTTGGTGCCCTGCCTGCGAAGGTCCAACCAATGTGGGGAAATATGCAAGAAGGGTCTTCGTCTCTGTAGGGTGTCATTTGGGTTCAGCTTGCCCAAATTTAGTATCCAACTAAAGCACTTAATTTTGAGTAAACAACTTCCTTTGAAATGTAGGTGAAAAATGAAAACCTTTCTCCAGATCAACTGAGTGACCGAAATAAGAATTTGAATGAAACGGATCTGGATCTGTCTAACTTCCATATCCTTTAATCTTCTACCAGGATGTTGGATTAGATGagaccaaaaataaaatatattttaaatgttaGTCCTCCACCAATTCTCTCTCATTGATGTTCTGAAATTAATTCAAATCCCAAGAGAACTTGTTTTCCCTGATACATTTTTGCTCACATCACATGGAGGCAATGCCAGGTGTTGGTAACATGCTGAGAAGAGGAAATCTATTAGCTAATCTAGTATCTCCCACCTTCATAATTAGCATCTGTATATGCTTCTTAAGATTCTTCTCCCAGGACTGACCTTTAGTTTAGTACATACATCTTCATGTTT from Cannabis sativa cultivar Pink pepper isolate KNU-18-1 chromosome 2, ASM2916894v1, whole genome shotgun sequence encodes:
- the LOC115718595 gene encoding histone deacetylase 8; the protein is MAASVSSPQSGSGNLHVFWHEGMLAHDTGNGVFDSGIDPGFLDVLEKHPENSERVKNMLSILRRGPISPYITWHSGKPALTSELLSFHSTEYINELIEADKEGGKMFCGGTFLNPGSWEAALLAAGTTLSAMKYVLDGHGKLAYALVRPPGHHAQPTQADGYCFLNNAGLAVNLALNSGCAKVAVIDIDVHYGNGTAEGFYRSDKVLTISLHMNHGSWGSSHPQNGSIDELGEGKGYGYNLNIPLPNGTGDRGYEYAFSELVVPAIQNFEPDMMVLVVGQDSSAFDPNGRQCLTMEGFREIGKKVHSLANRYSGGRILVVQEGGYHVTYSAYCLHATLEGVLNLPISLLSDPIAYYPEDEAFPVEVIKSIKKYQTDKVPFMKQAEF
- the LOC115718597 gene encoding uncharacterized protein LOC115718597 — encoded protein: MSRPVLLVFLLIVLIITSQFEWKQPLVIDLDATPTISQQQQQQQHVSKREEVVKEKIILSQEKNIQRLNELVRSLREQLQQCKGSNEANGTARPLTAHVIGLERQQLLEG